A genomic stretch from Arachis stenosperma cultivar V10309 chromosome 3, arast.V10309.gnm1.PFL2, whole genome shotgun sequence includes:
- the LOC130966299 gene encoding uncharacterized protein LOC130966299 — protein MKDPESFQIPCIRRDINIEKALCDLGASINLMSLPMMRRMKIKEAKPTRMVLQLADKTFKFSHGVVEDLLVKVGEFIFPADFVVLDIEEEANTSIILGRAFLATAGAIIDVQKGELILRLHEEKMVFNIFNAMSYPKESIGECMMVDTIKQIVQGVLEEE, from the coding sequence ATGAAGGACCCAGAAAGCTTCCAAATCCCCTGCATCAGAAGGGATATTAATATTGAAAAAGCCTTGTGTGACCTGGGAGCCAGCATCAATCTCATGTCTCTACCCATGATGAGGAGGATGAAGATTAAGGAggccaaaccaacaagaatggtACTTCAATTGGCTGACAAAACATTTAAGTTTTCACATGGGGTAGTGGAAGATttgttggtgaaagtgggagaATTCATTTTTCCAGCTGACTTTGTTGTGCTGGATATAGAAGAAGAGGCTAATACATCAATCATCCTAGGAAGAGCATTCCTAgctactgctggagccatcattgatgtgCAAAAAGGGGAACTAATCTTGAGATTGCATGAAGAAAAGATGGTCTTCAACATCTTTAATGCAATGAGTTACCCCAAGGAATCCATAGGAGAGTGCATGATGGTAGACACCATCAAACAGATAGTTCAAGGAGTTTTGGAAGAAGAATAA